The Camelina sativa cultivar DH55 chromosome 16, Cs, whole genome shotgun sequence sequence ttttaatttaataatttcaaacAGTTACAATGATTTTTCTGATAATCTCTCTTAAATATAAATGACTaaaattagtttattggttttacatattttttctGAATATTAttgagtaaaaaataattagtggaAATGTTCTtgattgaaaattaaatatgtgGAATTTTAACTCACTGTATTTTTTggataaatgtatttttaactcACCGTATTTTTTGGAGAGAATGAAGGATTCAAGAACAGAGGATTCAAGAACGGATTATTCCAGaatggaggaggagagaatggaTTCTCCTCGAGTGGAGAGCTTGGAAATGATGACAACCTTTCAATAGAGGTTTTCATCAACTCTGAATCCTTATGAGATGTAATAAGTTAGATAGATATgcagttgtattttttttttgattaaacaaTATAATCTACTAGTTTCAAGTGAGGGTttaagaaaaggagaaaagggTTTCTTTCTagtaaaatgtattttttttttaccaaaatagcaagaaagaaaaatcacattaaccaaaaaaacctAATGGGCCTTCAATTTGAAGGGTcttagaatatttatttttagcattttttaGGGGCTCATATTTAATGTATCAGCCACAACATAAGCTTTTTTGCTAATGTATCAGCCACAACATAAGcttttttgttgatatgattGAAAAGATAAGTTCTTTTTGTAACAACCCgtcatgtgggaaggttgttaaagggtgggaaccagagttcgaggaacgcctggcgctcCAATAACCTattggtggatttggatgattaGTTCCATTTCCAcggtgatgggttaggatcgatgccctacagggccagcttggggtccgtttaggcggctagcggggtccacggacggtccgttggggtaGCTAGTGGGGGCTAGTGGGATCCGCGGGACGAGTAGTCACACCTTTAGTCCGAGAGATattataacatccgcgaaccaaaattggggattttggggatgggtgtcgatcgacactagggaagtgtcgatcgacaccagcaatttctggttcgaccagatggTTTTATTCGCAATTTTTTGGAttagtttggtttatttggGTTGTCCAGACCGGGTATATAAGCGGAGAAGCAAAAAAGTGAGGGTTTTAGAGTGTTTTGGTCGTCGATGagaggagaaaaagagagaaaggagagaactaGAGAGTTTGGGGATTTTTGGGTTGTTCTTGGCTGTTTTGGAGAGATTtgttcctgtggagtggagatctagAGCTAaggacgaaggagaagcttcctaaggtgtgGGATTCGTCATCTTTTgatcagaatcttcctgcagagaggtgagtgcttgaccatggctgatctaagctgagatctctgttgttttggctgtttctttgtgtttgtggtgttttgcttgtgtgagttggttgtttttgtgttcCCATATGTTCCTGAGAagtttggaagagtttgggaCGGTTTGGAAGCGCAATGGAACGGTGATTCGTCGTTCGGCTTTGTGTAGATCGTGTCTGCGAAggcggtgtcgatcgacaccagttagtgTCACTAGGGCGGTTCGATCAAAACCagttagtgtcggtcgacaccatgttggttgagtgtcggtcgacaccgccCTAGTGACACTAACCCAAGACGCATCTGTACAACAATATAATGTAGAGTCTTGGTTTAGGAGTTCCTGAAAATATGAGGGGGAGTGTCACTTTGGATTTGTACATCCTTGAGATGGTTTGTTATAAATTACGTTTGCATCTTGTATTGAGAGATATATGTGCATATATCTAACATTCATATTCTCTAAGTCTTATTGTGTAATATATGTAAGTACTTAGGTTTAAttgtatgtgtatgtatataagGGCTTTAGCCTCCGATTACTAAAGGTAGGAAAACCTTTTACACCAAACTAGTTTTCTTGACATGGTATTAGAGCAATACCTAAAATTTTAGGATTTACGATCTTTGGCTCTTACATATCTTTGatctattttttctatatttctttgACCTAAGTATCTCGATCTATTCTAATCGATAtactctctctctactctcttgAAGATGACAGAAGAATCTGTTACTAAACCTACCTCCACCATGACGTCTACCCAACCTGAATCTATGCGTCGGAGAATCGACCCTTATGATCTCTCATCTGGGGATAACCCCGGATCTATCATCTCACAGCCACAATTTCAAGGACCCAACTACGATTAATGGGCGTTGAATCTATGTCTTGCACTTCGAGCACAAAAGAAGTTTGGCTTTGCCGATGGATCGATTCTCAAACCGAGTGATGATTCAGATGACCTTGAGGACTGGTGGGCGAATAACGCCATGGTGGTTTCGTGGATCAAGCTTACGGTGGCGCCGGATTTGAGTAGTTCGCTGTGGACGCATATACAAAAGCGTTTCTCAGTAAAGAACGGGCAAAGGGTTCAGCGACTTAAAACAGAGCTTGCCAATTGCCAACATAAAGGTACAGCTGTCGAAGCATACTATGGGAAGCTTACCAAACTGTGGACAAGCCTTGCGGATTTTTAGAGAGATAAAACCGTGGAAGAGATTGCAAAGGAGCGTGAGGAGGATAAGCTTCACCAGTTTCTTATGGGTTTAGATGAATCCTTGTTTGGTGCGGTAAAATCCTCTCTTCTATCTCGTGATCCATTGACTTCTCTTGATGAGGCATATCAGGTTGTGACTCAGGATGAGGAGTCCAAGAGAGGTAGTCGTTTGCCGGAAGAACGAAACGAAGGTGTGAGTTTTACGGTACAAACTTTGGTCCGTTCACGTCAACAGAGTGTGCTTCGTGATCCAGCTGCGGTTTGCTCTAGTTGTGGACGAACTGGACACCTTGCTACCAACTGATTTCGCAAGATTGGCTATCCTTGGTGGTGGGGTGATCGTCCTCGGTCGAACGGCTCGAAGCTCCCAACTACACAATCGGGAAGCTCGAGTAGTTCTCATGTTGACCGACGTGGAACTCTGCCTTTGCCATCCAAGAGTGTCGAACCAGCTCATGCTAACCAGGTGGTACTTACTCAACCATCTGCAGTTAGCCTTGAGCATTGGGGTtcgggtttttgggtttaggcaaatagaacccgttcgggttttttgtacttttgggtcgggttcgggtactacccgttcgggttcaggtttttcgggtatacccgaactcaaacaaatcatgaacaaaaattggttttttttttttaaatgtttttataaatttcagaacagatatatatatatatatataaatattaaatgtttcacattaaaacaaaaaaactaagaaagCAAAATTGTTTAATATGCACCCTTAAATATCCAAGGTACTCTGTTCGATTCCCCGTAGAtgcatttttacatttaattcggactagttcgggtatacccgaacccgatcgggttttacACATAACGCGAATCCGAACCGAACCACTTATtttgggtcgggttcgggttctGGTTTCGAGTTCGGATAATATGCCCAGGGCTATCTACAGTTGCTAATTCGGTTATCATAGAAGCTGATCGTTCGGGAATCATCGGCTTAAGTGATCACGAATGGGAATCCTTTAAGAAGATGGTTAACGAACGAAATTCAGACACATGTGAGCGACTCTCGGGTAAGTTTTTTATCGAATCATGGGTTATTGATACAGGGGCTTCTAATCACATGACGGGAAGCATTGAGTTTCTCTTTGAAGTTTGTGATATGTCTCCGGTTTATATCAAGCTACCGGATAGACGATTTACTGTGGCAACTAAAAAGGGAACTGTGTGTTTGGGTTCTAAGCTGCAATTGTCGAATGTGTTCTTTGTGGATAGTCTTCAATGCCATCTTATTTCAGTTTCTCAACTCACTAGAGAAAGGGATTGTATCTTTCAGATCTCTAATAGACTTTGTGTTGTTCAGGACCGCATCACACAAATGCTGATTGGAGCCGGTGAGCTAGTAAACAGACTCTATTTCTTTAGAGGAGTGGAAGTCGCAACAATGACACAAATCTTGGACCGGCAAACTGATGATTTGTGGCATCGACGTTTGGGGCACCCCTCATCTACAACAATGGAGATGTTGAAGTtatctaataataatactagTCGTTGTGTTTTTGATTCCAAGTCTTGTGACATTTGTAACCGCGCTAAGCAAACATGTGATTCTTTCCCTTTGAGTATTAATAAGACATTAGCGGTTTTTGAATTAGTTCATTGTGATCTATGGGGTCCTTATCGGACTACAACAATTTGTGGGTCAAGATTTTTTCTCACCATCGTTGATGATTATTCGCGGGTTGTATGGCTATACTTGTTGCCATCTAAACCACATACCACATCTACACTACGTGATTTTATCTCTCTTGTTGAGCGGCAATTTGATAAGAAGATTAAGACAATTCAGAGTGATAATGGATCCGAGTTTCTTTCCCTTAGTGGTTTCTTCTGTGAGAAAGGAATCATTCATGAGACTTCTTGTGTTGGGACACCCCAACAGAACGTTCGCGTAGAGCGCAAGCATCGACATATACTAAATGTTGCATGGGCCCTGCGTTTCCAAGCCTCTCTGCCTGTGgaattttggagtttttgtgCACTGACCGCATGTTACTTGATTAACCGCACACCGACTGCGGTTCTCAATGGGAAGACTCCTTTTGAGATGTTATATGATCGACCACCACCAATGAATCACCTTAGGGTGTTTGGCTGTTTATGTTACGTTCATGGTCAACGTCGGGATGGTGATAAGTTTGCTTCTAGGAGCAATAAGTtgatttttcttggttatccgTTTGGGAAAAAGGTTGGAAGGTTTATAATCTTAGTAGTGATGTGATTTCTGTTTCTCGCGACGTCATTTTCATGGAAACAGAGTTTCCCTATGTTGTCACGCTTTCTACGAGTAGGGACCAGCCTCTATTGGTGTCTTCCTCTCCGATGGCTACTCGCCCTGAGGAGGATACTGATTGCTGTgatgattttttctctttacttccTACTGTTCGTTTCTCTCACACCCAACCCTCGGCTGTTTTTCCCGTTGAATTGCGTGAGGAATTTGTTTCGCCTTCTACACCAGATTCTGCGGTTGTTACGCCACCTACGGATATTGTGGTTGAGTCTCTGTCTCCGATCGAGTCTTCTGCCGAGTCTTTGGAGTCGTAAATTGTTGAAGAAGTGATTCCTATGGACCGCGGTTGCCGACAAAAGTTTGTCCCCACTAAACTACATGATTACGTCATTAACACGGAACATGTTGAGTCTGATGGTGATTTCACAGACTCCAGTTGGTATCCAATTGATTCTTATGTGGATTGTTCTTAGTTTTCAGAGCACCATCGCACTTTTCATGCGGCTATAACTGATGGTGTTATTCCACAAACATATGCTGATGCGTTTCTTGATGAAAATTGGCGGAATGCAGTCCGTGTGGAGGTTGATGCACTTGAGGATCAGGGCACTTGGACGGTTGAGACTCTTCCTCCAGGAAAGAAAGCTTTGGGCTGTAAATGggtttttactttgaaatatcGGTTGGATGGGACGCTTGAACGTTATAAGGCTCGATTGGTTGTTCTTGGTAATAATCAAACAGAGGGTTTGGATTACAATGAGACATTTGCACCGGTTTGCAAGATGACTACAGTTCGCTCTTTTCTTGAAGTTGCTGTTTCTCGTGATTGGGAGGTTCATCAAATGGATGTCCATAATTCTTACATGGGGACTTCGACGAAGAAGTGTATATTCGATTTCCTCTGGGGTTTCGAACTGATGATAAAACAAAGGTTTGTCGTCTCCATAAATCTCTTTATGGACTCCATCAAGCGCCCCGATGTTGGTTTGCCAAGCTTTCTACGGCTTTGAAAGACTATAGTTTCACTTTAATTGTATGCGTATGTATATAAAGGCTTTAGCCTTCGATTAATACAGGTAAGAAAACCTTTTACACCAAACTAGTTTTCTTGACATCTTGCCACAATTGCAGATCCAAAATGGCATAGTTTATAATAGTAGGAATAGCCcacttttgttattaaaaatcaGATCATTACGAGTCTTCCAAATACACTAACCAATGTACGAGAATAGATATTTACAATTACTCTCTTTATTGCAAGTAGAGAGTAGAGCTTTGACTTTCTCCATAAGAGAACAACTTTGCTCAAACTGACCTGTTGGGATGGGGATAGACGCTAGCTCCCAGTCCCAGACCTCTTTGGTAAACTTACATTGGAAAAGTAAGTGAGAAAGACCAATTAACATCCCgcaaattaaattagaagagtCAAGACTCAAGACGCAAAAAGAGACcacaaaaaaaggagaaaaaaaaaaaaaaagaaaaattggtcAAAAACATTGAGGTGTCAAATAGTAATTGCATATCAGAagattctaatttttaaaatggaGCCAGAAACGACTCAAAGGTCAAGTCAGAGACTCAGAGATCGTCGCCTACAAATCTTTCTTAGTTCGTTTCTTCCTATTCACGCTTTCTCCTCATTCTGTTATACTTTTTCATATCTTGTTCATTCAGATATGGCTTCTTCAAGATGGATCAGGCCCGAGGTACCCCATGGATCTcagttcgatttttttttttctaaccttGCGTGTTACCTTAAAGTGTTTATTTAATCGATCTGGCTTTTTAAGAAGCGCTGATCTGTGTTGGTTTGTGTGAGTTTGAAACATATGACcgaaaatttagggttttgcggCTGTCTATAGATCGATTCTGTGTATGAGATAGATAGAAACCATGTCGATTTTCTCTAGCCGTTTGATCTGAATATATTGAGTTGGCTTGTGTGTGTGGACTTTTTAGGTGTATCCACTGTTTGCTGCAGTGGGAGTTGCTGTTGGAATTTGCGGGATGCAGCTTGTTAGGAACATCTCCACCAACCCTGAAGTCAGGtacatattacatatacatACTGTCACTAATCATTAGGTCTCTTGACCAATCTGATTAATCGAGTTATTCGTTCATGacttgtttacatatatataaatgttttattttctctacCTAGCATGTCCTATTCACCTATTGTATGAAAGGTTGATTTGGgtgtaaattaattaacatgtgAAACTGGCACGTGTATATATTAGGGTGACAAAGGAGAATAGGACGGCTGGTATACTTGAGAACCACGCAGAAGGAGAGAGGTACGCGGAGCACGGTCTGAGGAAGTTTGTGCGCAACAAAGCTCCTCAGATCATGCCATCTATCAATGGCTTCTTCTCCGACCCCAAGTACTGAAACGGAGGAGACTTATCAATTATCATGTTAGGGATTTTGGGAATAAAAACATGGTGTGCTTGTTTCTAGTACATCTTGTTTCGTCTGTATGAAAACCATATCACTTAAAAACATCTTTGAAATGGTTATGATGTTGAAGATTATAATTTAACTTGTCTTGGTAATAATGGTAATAATGGATGAATTTGAGAGTTAAACACTAGTGGCCCTTGGATTTCGCACCTtggttcctctgtttcttgttgtGTATTAAACCATCACTTGAAACATCTTGAAAATGGTATATTAAGTGGCAATCAAACATGTTTTTGATAACGACAAAGAATTAACAAtcccaaatattaattatatatcacTCGAGAGACAACATTATTTTTTagcatcaaaataaaatatttaacgACAATAATCCCAATAAGACCAGACCAGTACTACTTGAAAAACAGACAAGATTATTCACATAAGCCAAGTACTATCAACATGATCCAAGAAAGTGCAAACATAATCAGAACCTATCAGTGGAGGACCATTAAACAAGTGTTCAAACGTAAACCTTCTGAGTTTTTGCGTTTCTGTATTATAATACAGCACAGTGGGTGCTTCATCAACAAAACTGTCTGGTGCGAAAACAAGTTCTTTTGTTCCAATGGTACCTTTGAAACGAAACCACCTCCTATTTGCAACAGTTTCTTTCCACCTCCTAGTTTCAATAGTTTCTTTCCAACGAGAAACCACAATGTCTTCTTTTAACCAGACTCCTATTTCATTTCTAGCCCATATTCTCAAAAGTCCAGTGTATTCGTCAACCATAATAGATACGGCAATTTTCCCATTGTAATTCACCACGTCCCAACCACGACGAGTAAAGTTAATTTGCTTAGGTAATTTAATGGCACTAAACTTTTCAGACGTTAAGTTGAAGCACATGATCATAGATTTGTCAGTATTGGTGTCATGAGCTCCATAGTACACAACCCCTCCTTTAAATAGTCCTTCAGTATATGGTTGATGATCACACTTGCATTTGATCCGTCTCCAAGTTTCTCCACCGGATCCCACCGTGCAAACCTGATATTTCGTAGACGTTCCGGGCCCTGACAATGTTACACATAACACCTTGAATACCTTCGTCGCTTCATCGTATCCGAAAAAACAATGTACCATGCTTTCGTTCGCTTGGATCTCCGGTAACTTCCGAAACATTTTCGTACCCGGATTGCAAATCACAAACTTAGTTTCTAACTGAAGACAGATCAAACCTCGGACGGGTTGAGAAACTCTAGAGCCCATCATTGGCTCACGAGGGATACGCAACTGTTGTTGACCAGAGGACAACAATGGTTCCTCCTCTTGATAAACAGAGTGACACAACACCTCCTTGTCATATCGGCTATACATAAGTTTTTCCTCTTGATCATAAACAGAGTGATACCACAACACCTCATGTTCGGGGGGACTGGGTATAGATCGCTTTACCCAGATCATCAGTCGAGGCCTTGTCGATGATCGCCtcaaataaagatttttgaagTCTTCCCCGCGGATAAGAGATGCCCATTGCTTCGAGATGACGATGCATTTCACCAAGGATTTCAGAGGCAGCCGTGACAGAATGTCCATTTGCAGATCTAGCGGAAGTGTTTCGAAACTTGTTGGcttgtccatttttttttttttccttaattcttcttctctaatgtATTAGACAAAACCACAGATGTgatgtatttataggaaaatctTAACATCTCTGTTTAATGAGATGAGTAGGAGACTTTAGTATAACTTGTTGCGTCGTAAAACCGCGTatatctttttttacttttagtttctgatcaatgtttttttacatctaaaaacaaaagaagaaatgttAGTTCCACACGCCAAAAACTTACTGAAATTACTAGCCAATTAGCATTGAGATCATTGGATACCAAGTTTATGATTATGAAAGTGACGACTGCTGATTTATTTGCTTTAGTACTTGCGAGTTGAATCACACGTCAAAATATATTAACCTGACGAcatttaattctttcttttaaccacaaggaaaaaataaacaaaagggtTTTAATTCATCactttacattttttgtttctacacaatttcaagaagaaaagaaatggtgTCACACGTCAAACTTCTTACTCACTAATTtcgtctattttttttttttgagaagttCACTAATTTCGTCTATATATGAGTAATTAACGGAGAGATTCATTCGATGTACCAAATCATGACTTGAAATAAGGTTCTTTTATCGTAGACATCTTTTCTTTCATCGTACAATTCTGAATTAATTATGTCGTcaagttaatatattttgacGTGTGATTCAACTCGCAAGTACTAAAGCAAATAAATCAGCAGTCACTTTCATAATCGAAAACTTGGTATCCAATGATCTCAATGCTAATTGGCTAGTAATTTTAGTAAGTTTTTAGTGTGTGGAACTaacatttcttcttttgtttttagatgTAAACAAACATTGATCAGAAACTAAAAGTAAACAAAGATATACGCGGTTTTAGTTACGACGCAACAAGTTAGACTAAAGTCTCCTACTCATCTCATTAAACAGAGATGTTAAGATTTTCCTATAAGTACATCACATCTGTGGTTTTGTCTGGAACACATAACAATACATCAGAGTAAGCACAtcataattagttttgtttcGGTACACAAATTTCAAGAAGTAAAGAAAAGGTGTCTCACATGTCAAAACTTAATCACTAATTTCTATACGAGTAATTAACAAATAGTATATTCATTCGGTGTATATATCTTACTCGTCgatacacaaaaacaacaatccaAATAAACAAACACGTTTTAACTTGttaaagaagaagctttttttttctagcaGTACGTAACATGGCCAACTTAAACGTTATATCATATTAAGCTAAGGTATATATACGTTACATGTTACACAATCATTTATGCTAATCAACAAACTAATATAAACCCACCACCGTTTGGACTTTGGTTAGTTGAATAGTATCGACTAATTACATGCGGTGTGACTTTAGACAATTTTCTTAtaatacaagaacaaaaactatACACCAAACACGTGTTTAGTATCCTAGCCACAAGACACGTTCAATGATTGAACTTCAATCTCATTTCGTTTTTAACTAGAAAAACATTTCAAAACTAGTCGTTGTGACTCTCACATCAATAAATCCATCGGAAAGAAGACAatgtaacaacaaaaaagtagggaaaaaaaaactcatcactTAATGATTTCCCACTCAAGATTGAATCAAAATAAGCAGAGAGATTCAACTACAAACTTTAACTAAAACAGAGTTTTCAACTAAAAGCTCCTCTCATTTGGaatttaaatttacatttttgaagtCTTTTGTAACGAAAATTAGAAGTCGCGAAAGTGATTGTGATTGGGCTTTCCCAAATCAGAGATATGGGCCTTCGTAGCCCTTTGTGACCACTTTAATTGAAGAACTAAAACGACATCGTTATAAGGCTACTTGAAAACTCCCTAAAAAGTAAATGACagttttcttcatctctcttatcgcttttttttcttcttctaacttGTGTGGTCTTTTCGAATGTGATTCTtcgttgttgatgatgatgaggctGGTTCAAGTATCGTCTACTGAAtctatttcttctctctcctcttcctcggCTTGGAATGGTGGTGGATTTCTCTACTTGAAACGTTGTTCTGGACCTTCGTCTGGTAATATCATCGAACACCTTgtgggcttttttttttctttttctttcctacTTTTCGGTTCGTGGGGTGAATGAATTCCTTAAGGAGGGATCAATTCCGCTTTAGTGGATGAACTCGTGGTGGGTTTTAATGTGCAAAAGTTAAAACGCAAGTCACAGACTCAAACATGCATTAAAAAGTTCGCTCTGCTTGTCCTGTATCTAGGTTTTAGATTTCCTCTGaaaattttgttccttttttatGTGCTTCCTTGTGTTTGAATCTGTTTGATGCTTTTAAAGCtcaaagattgtttttttttttttttatggttccTGGGTAGTTCTGGGTGTCTAGGGTTATTATCACTTGAAACGTTCTTGTATTGACAACTAGTGTGTATGTTTGCTTACAAGATGATTTCTCTAACTTGTGTATCAGTCTGCGGTTTCTGTAGTGTATTGAAGCCAAATAAAGTTGCTTTCAACAGCATGATTCTTTCAGCTATGAGGACTTGCTCAATTCCTGGGTTCCACACACTTTGTCCCAAGTCAAGCGGTGGTTCTGTTTCTTGGAAAAAGAGGTTTTCTTCCACTGCTTCACCACTCATCACTCAAACCACTTCACCCTTTGTTCATCCCCGTTCGACAGTGATTGTGTCAAGCCTTCTCTCCCCATCTGATATCCCTCAGAAGTCAGAAGAGTGGTTTGCTTTGCTAGACAAGTTAACCACAAGTACATTCAGTACAGCGCTAGGTTTTTGGAAAGGAACTCGGCGTGCCGAGCTCTGGCATGAAAAGGTATATGACTCAGATTCACGAGTCGTGGAGGAGTCTGCACGGTTTGCTATGAACTGGGGTGTACAAATGGAACCAGCTGCGATAGAGAGGTACAAACGAATAATGGGTTGTGAGGTTGGTTCAATGGGATTTGCTATTCACTCCAACGAGCAGTTTCACTGGCTTGGCGCTTCCCCTGATGGGATTCTTGATTGCTTTGGTATTTTAGAAGTGAAATGCCCATATAACAAAGGGAAAACCGAAACTGTGTTACCGTGGAAAAAAGTGCCTTACTATTACATGCCTCAGCTGCAGGGTCAAATGGAGATAATGGACCGGGAATGGGTCAACTTGTACTGCTGGACACGAAATGGAAGCACAGTCTTTCGTGTCATGAGAGATAGAAGCTATTGGAGAATCATACATGATGTATTAAGGGAGTTCTGGTGGGACAATGTCCTTCCTGCAAGGGAGGCTTTGTTGTTAGGCAAAGATGATGAGGAGGTGAAAAAGTATGAGCCAACATCTACGCATAAGAGAACTGGGCTTGCCATAGCTAAAAGCATAAATATGGCTGCGGAATCAAAACTTGTATGCAGAGAAATTGCTGATCACGTGGAGTTCTTTTAGATGAATATGAGAGTCTCCTCATATCTTTTGAATTATTAACTGATGATTCATCTTATTAGATCACATTGTTTGTACTGATGAAACTGGTTAAATGATGTAACACTCTTTTAATCAGATTTCTAGTCTATCTCGAGATCAGTGGTTTCCATCGCCTCTAAATTAATTGGATGTGAATTTCATTGTAAAAATAGGTGAAGACAGTTAGACCAAGGATGGCCGAATTTTTCAGACAGAAGACAAAATATTGATTATTTCTGCCAACCAAGCAGATGaccaaaaaacagagagaaaagcaGTAATATAGGAGTTGGTTACCAAAACAGAGAGAGGAAAAACAGATAACTAAACTAGTCAATCCAAGaacaataaacaagaaaaaaactgcacaataaataatgaaagaaGTAATTCCAAACTAATGGTTATTTGAATCTGTTAACATctgcaagaagagaagaatatgGATTCGGGGCCTTCGTGGGCTGATCAATGGGATTATAACAACCCTGACCCTCTTCCGAGTACGATGCAAGAGGATGAgagcaaaaagaagaataagaagaagaagaaggaagaggatgGAAGTAAAAGCAGTCTTGGGAAGACATTACTTGGGTTCAAATGGATGAAGGAGCTCCGCAAGAAACCTGAAAAGTGATTATTAGTAAAGAGATGTTTAATAACATTCACCTTTGATACTCGTTATTCTTTTGTAATTAccattctctcttcttcatctctctttagCTTTAGTGCTTACTCCAGTAACCGTTTCAACGATcataaaaaagcaaaagaattcAGGCAATGCAAACGAGAAATTAACCAAAATCTTAAAGGATCAAGACGATTTAAACTTGATCAAtccaaagaaggaaaaaaaggacaaaaagcTAAGTACTCTTGGTTTTTGTTTCCTCAGAACAGATGAAACAATCTAAAAAGGTTGTTTCGTTCATCTTCTAGACTTCTTTTTTGAGgccctagaagaagaagatgcagcTGCATTCGCTTTAGAACTGGCCGCTTGGTTTGACTTTGAAGTTGGAGGAGCTGCTTCTTGTTTATCCTTTGTCACCGCACCCTGCGAGCCACGGATTTGAGCTGCTCGCTTGTCCTTCCTTTTGGGTCTGTAACTTGACCTTTCCCTTCTGGGAAGCCATCTTTCAGGGTCCGGAGGAGGACCTGGGTTTGCCGGATCGAATCCTTTGGGATACTTtggctttctcttcctcttcctctttgccttctctttcttcacttCTTCCTGAC is a genomic window containing:
- the LOC104750563 gene encoding uncharacterized protein LOC104750563, encoding MEPETTQRSSQRLRDRRLQIFLSSFLPIHAFSSFCYTFSYLVHSDMASSRWIRPEVYPLFAAVGVAVGICGMQLVRNISTNPEVRVTKENRTAGILENHAEGERYAEHGLRKFVRNKAPQIMPSINGFFSDPKY
- the LOC104750565 gene encoding uncharacterized protein LOC104750565 isoform X2, whose protein sequence is MILSAMRTCSIPGFHTLCPKSSGGSVSWKKRFSSTASPLITQTTSPFVHPRSTVIVSSLLSPSDIPQKSEEWFALLDKLTTSTFSTALGFWKGTRRAELWHEKVYDSDSRVVEESARFAMNWGVQMEPAAIERYKRIMGCEVGSMGFAIHSNEQFHWLGASPDGILDCFGILEVKCPYNKGKTETVLPWKKVPYYYMPQLQGQMEIMDREWVNLYCWTRNGSTVFRVMRDRSYWRIIHDVLREFWWDNVLPAREALLLGKDDEEVKKYEPTSTHKRTGLAIAKSINMAAESKLVCREIADHVEFF
- the LOC104750565 gene encoding uncharacterized protein LOC104750565 isoform X1 encodes the protein MTVFFISLIAFFSSSNLCGLFECDSSLLMMMRLVQVSSTESISSLSSSSAWNGGGFLYLKRCSGPSSVCGFCSVLKPNKVAFNSMILSAMRTCSIPGFHTLCPKSSGGSVSWKKRFSSTASPLITQTTSPFVHPRSTVIVSSLLSPSDIPQKSEEWFALLDKLTTSTFSTALGFWKGTRRAELWHEKVYDSDSRVVEESARFAMNWGVQMEPAAIERYKRIMGCEVGSMGFAIHSNEQFHWLGASPDGILDCFGILEVKCPYNKGKTETVLPWKKVPYYYMPQLQGQMEIMDREWVNLYCWTRNGSTVFRVMRDRSYWRIIHDVLREFWWDNVLPAREALLLGKDDEEVKKYEPTSTHKRTGLAIAKSINMAAESKLVCREIADHVEFF
- the LOC104750564 gene encoding putative F-box protein At1g70960, with amino-acid sequence MDKPTSFETLPLDLQMDILSRLPLKSLVKCIVISKQWASLIRGEDFKNLYLRRSSTRPRLMIWVKRSIPSPPEHEVLWYHSVYDQEEKLMYSRYDKEVLCHSVYQEEEPLLSSGQQQLRIPREPMMGSRVSQPVRGLICLQLETKFVICNPGTKMFRKLPEIQANESMVHCFFGYDEATKVFKVLCVTLSGPGTSTKYQVCTVGSGGETWRRIKCKCDHQPYTEGLFKGGVVYYGAHDTNTDKSMIMCFNLTSEKFSAIKLPKQINFTRRGWDVVNYNGKIAVSIMVDEYTGLLRIWARNEIGVWLKEDIVVSRWKETIETRRWKETVANRRWFRFKGTIGTKELVFAPDSFVDEAPTVLYYNTETQKLRRFTFEHLFNGPPLIGSDYVCTFLDHVDSTWLM
- the LOC104750566 gene encoding uncharacterized protein LOC104750566 — its product is MDSGPSWADQWDYNNPDPLPSTMQEDESKKKNKKKKKEEDGSKSSLGKTLLGFKWMKELRKKPEK